One genomic segment of Echeneis naucrates chromosome 18, fEcheNa1.1, whole genome shotgun sequence includes these proteins:
- the man2b2 gene encoding epididymis-specific alpha-mannosidase isoform X2 — translation MHDEAVTDLEDEILQMTEGHGFLYETFGVRPQFSWHVDPFGASATTPVLFALAGFNAHLISRIDYDLKDTMQQKKQLQFVWRGSPSLKEKQQIFTHTMDQFSYCTPSHLPFSNRSGFYWNGVALFPDPPKDGVYPNMSLPVTKETVHAYAQTMVENIKQRAAWFRTNHVLWPWGCDKQFYNSSVQFNNMDPLMKYINQNSKEFGVTVQYASLSEYFQAIYQTNLVWEIRGSEDFLPYSTEPNQAWTGFYASRNVLKGVARQASSQLHAAEILFTWYRIRFPDGPVAKEWALDKLRALRWAVSEVQHHDGITGTESPKVADMYMQHLMQAMMGAEELLAALFLLPHNLDIPSILSSHYHRKNVHQTLEQHVIVYNPLAWNITTIINVTVTFPNAAVFDDNKQPVPAQIQRSAQSNVTYDLFIMVDLGGLQHRIYLIQLSEKPCSSRSKCGWTYEAKGVQFERRNIQDWTKTGRRLLPVLNECYKLMFDQDTNLLHSITYHTEEKRTVRVTQDFWEYHANGDIKSGPISDNYMFSSNSSAVRAYKAVEMEIIPGKIVSEIRQYFYREENYQDYAFSITTRVPECFGTRLRCHRLEQTYSLGPLDLNTEVVLRTSTPLKNNRTLYTDDNGYQMMKRPERKFTNNTLARNYFPMVRTAYIEDELSRLVLTSDRAHGVSSQANGQLEVMLHRRLWNNLPWNLGYNLTLNDSSVVRPTLWMMLGSINATSTLYQREAVELQHRPIIMPIDQPHKPWQEKGPRADSPVQPVVLPPNLHLLSLSIPGWNYSSNHNVHLNHIHSGGTLHSEPDYDRVLLRIMHLFEEEEDPELSKPVTINLKDALQGIGEVKVLEERSLTGTWDITSLQRWNWTTPDNLETKSKKCLRCGEDAFTVTISPKEIRTFFIHFVPKNF, via the exons ATGCATGATGAGGCTGTAACTGATTTGGAAGATGAAATATTGCAAATGACAG agggacACGGTTTCCTCTATGAGACCTTTGGGGTACGTCCTCAGTTTTCCTGGCATGTGGATCCATTTGGAGCCTCTGCCACTACACCAGTACTGTTTGCCCTGGCAGGTTTTAATGCCCACCTCATCTCACGCATTGACTATGATCTCAAAGACACCATGCAGCAAAAGAAG CAACTACAGTTTGTATGGAGAGGTTCTCCCTCTCtaaaagagaagcagcagatcTTCACTCACACCATGGACCAGTTTAGCTATTGCACTCCTTCACACCTGCCATTCTCAAACAG ATCTGGTTTTTACTGGAACGGAGTTGCCCTGTTCCCAGATCCACCTAAAGATGGAGTCTACCCCAACATGAGCCTGCCCGTCACTAAGGAAACAGTACACGCTTATGCCCAGACTATGGTGGAGAACATCAAGCAAAGGGCAGCATGGTTCAGGACTAACCATGTGCTCTGGCCATGG GGTTGTGACAAACAATTCTACAACTCATCTGTACAGTTCAACAACATGGATCCTTTAATGAAGTACATTAACCAGAACAGCAAAGAGTTTGGGGTGACAGTCCAATATGCCAGTCTTAGTGAATACTTCCAAGCCATTTACCAAACAAATCTAGTTTGGGAGATTCGGGGAAGTGAAGATTTTCTGCCATATTCCACTG AACCGAACCAGGCATGGACAGGATTTTATGCCTccagaaatgttttgaaaggGGTGGCACGGCAAGCTAGTTCCCAGTTACATGCAGCCGAGATTCTTTTCACCTGGTACAGGATCAGATTCCCTGATGGGCCCGTTGCTAAAGAATGGGCCCTTGACAAACTCAGAGCACTTCGCTGGGCTGTTTCTGAG GTGCAGCACCATGATGGTATCACCGGCACAGAATCTCCCAAGGTGGCGGATATGTACATGCAGCATCTAATGCAGGCCATGATGGGAGCAGAGGAACTTCTCGCTGCGCTTTTTCTGCTGCCTCACAACCTTGACATTCCCAGCATTCTCAGCAGCCACTATCACAGAAAAA ATGTTCATCAGACTCTGGAGCAACATGTCATCGTTTACAACCCGTTAGCGTGGAACATCACCACTATCATCAATGTCACAGTGACCTTCCCGAATGCAGCCGTCTTTGATGATAATAAACAGCCTGTGCCTGCACAG ATCCAGAGATCAGCACAGTCCAATGTCACCTATGATCTTTTCATCATGGTGGACCTTGGAGGCCTTCAGCACAGAATATACTTGATCCAACTGTCTGAAAAGCCGTGCTCTAGTAGGTCCAAGTGTGGGTGGACCTATGAAGCCAAAGGGGTCCAGTTTGAGAGACGCAACATCCAGGATTggacaaaaacaggaaggaggcTTCTACCAGTTCTGAATGAATGTTACAAGCTGATGTTTGACCAGGATACCAATCTACTGCACAGCATCACTTATCA TACTGAGGAGAAAAGGACCGTAAGGGTAACTCAGGATTTCTGGGAGTACCATGCAAATGGCGATATTAAGTCAGGGCCCATCTCTGATAACTACATGTTCAGCAGCAATAGTTCAGCTGTGCGGGCCTACAAAGCCGTGGAAATGGAGATTATCCCAGGGAAGATTGTGTCTGAGATCAGGCAATACTTCTATAG AGAGGAAAACTATCAAGACTACGCTTTCTCCATCACCACTCGTGTCCCAGAATGTTTTGGGACCAGACTGCGGTGCCATAGGCTGGAGCAGACCTATTCACTGGGACCCCTCGATCTTAACACAGAGGTCGTCCTCAGGACCAGCACTCCCCTGAAGAACAACAGGACCCTGTACACAGATGACAATGGCTACCAGATGATGAAGAGGCCAGAAAGGAAGTTTACTAATAACACATTAGCAAGA AATTACTTCCCCATGGTTCGGACAGCCTACATCGAGGATGAACTCAGCAGACTAGTGCTCACCAGTGACAGAGCCCACGGTGTGTCCAGCCAAGCCAATGGACAGCTAGAG GTCATGCTCCACCGACGTCTTTGGAACAACTTGCCCTGGAATCTCGGCTACAACCTGACCCTCAACGACAGCTCAGTCGTAAGGCCCACCCTGTGGATGATGCTCGGCTCCATCAATGCCACCTCCACGCTTTACCAGAGGGAGGCAGTAGAGCTACAGCACAGACCCATCATCATGCCCATTGACCAACCTC ATAAGCCCTGGCAGGAAAAGGGGCCCAGGGCAGATTCTCCAGTGCAACCAGTTGTTCTGCCCCCGAACCTCCATCTGCTTAGCCTCAGCATCCCTGGATGGAACTACAGCTCTAATCATAATGTTCACCTCAATCACATACACTCAG GTGGCACTCTGCACTCAGAGCCGGACTATGATCGGGTCTTGCTGAGAATCATGCATCTGtttgaggaggaagaagatccTGAGCTTTCAAAGCCAGTCACCATAAACCTAAAG GATGCTCTGCAGGGAATAGGGGAAGTAAAAGTGCTGGAGGAGCGTTCTCTCACAGGAACCTGGGACATCACCAGTCTGCAGAGGTGGAACTGGACGACTCCAGACAACTTAGAAACAA aGAGCAAAAAGTGTTTGAGATGTGGAGAAGATGCTTTCACAGTCACCATCTCACCCAAAGAGATCAGGACCTTCTTCATTCACTTTGTTCCTAAGAACTTTTAG
- the LOC115059089 gene encoding low density lipoprotein receptor adapter protein 1 — protein MKLCTDKSSGCNYAPFLEERWKRWRGSEEDQLTTGSQTSAKIYPKPNLKHTMSLSTFHLMQTLKNSPAALRRRFRRDRTESLSHGDPLFKVHYLGTEKIFSLDREQAQEAISHLLEGIANGKKLSKDHALVVRPRYVEVKELSTGRQLTKTYLQDIAYCAADANRPNVFLYICKHQGQQLQCRVFWCSRAERARDITACLAHSFQRALSDWQQDGSATLTPGEVKGKRVEESSNSPANTKSSTLPASLGKVRWKKRNSVSRSPMRAITRRGSASDSWN, from the exons ATGAAACTGTGCACAG ATAAAAGCAGTGGATGCAACTACGCTCCATTTCTAGAAGAAAGGTggaagaggtggagaggctcTGAAGAGGACCAGCTGACCACAGGCAGTCAAACCTCTGCTAAAATTTACCCCAAACCCAACCTAAAACATACCATGTCTCTCAGCACTTTCCACCTGATGCAGACCCTTAAGAACTCTCCGGCTGCGTTACGGCGCCGCTTTCGCCGTGACCGCACAGAGTCTTTGTCGCACGGCGACCCCCTCTTCAAAGTCCACTACTTGGGCACAGAGAAAATCTTCTCTCTAGATCGAGAGCAGGCCCAGGAAGCTATTAGCCATTTGTTAGAAGGTATCGCCAATGGGAAGAAGCTCAGCAAAGATCACGCTCTGGTGGTGCGGCCAAGATACGTCGAGGTGAAGGAGCTGAGTACTGGTCGGCAGCTCACTAAGACATACCTGCAGGACATTGCATACTGTGCTGCTGATGCCAACCGGCCAAATGTCTTCCTATACATCTGCAAGCATCAggggcagcagctgcagtgtcgGGTGTTCTGGTGCAGCCGGGCAGAGCGGGCACGAGACATTACAGCCTGTCTGGCTCATTCGTTCCAGCGGGCGCTGAGCGACTGGCAGCAGGACGGCTCAGCCACGCTGACACCAGGAGAGGTGAAGGGGAAACGCGTAGAGGAGTCGTCCAACTCTCCTGCCAACACAAAGAGCTCCACCTTGCCTGCCAGTCTGGGGAAAG TTCGCTGGAAGAAGAGAAACTCTGTCTCCCGCAGCCCCATGAGGGCCATCACCAGAAGAGGCTCTGCATCTGACAGCTGGAACTGA
- the man2b2 gene encoding epididymis-specific alpha-mannosidase isoform X1 — protein MNFLAVIVLVFCRCSSYGAKGSENELIQTFVIPHSHMDVGWVYTIQESMHAYAANVYSSVTEELSKVKGRRFIAVEQEFFRLWWDTVATSTHKRQVRQLVKEGRLEFIIGGQVMHDEAVTDLEDEILQMTEGHGFLYETFGVRPQFSWHVDPFGASATTPVLFALAGFNAHLISRIDYDLKDTMQQKKQLQFVWRGSPSLKEKQQIFTHTMDQFSYCTPSHLPFSNRSGFYWNGVALFPDPPKDGVYPNMSLPVTKETVHAYAQTMVENIKQRAAWFRTNHVLWPWGCDKQFYNSSVQFNNMDPLMKYINQNSKEFGVTVQYASLSEYFQAIYQTNLVWEIRGSEDFLPYSTEPNQAWTGFYASRNVLKGVARQASSQLHAAEILFTWYRIRFPDGPVAKEWALDKLRALRWAVSEVQHHDGITGTESPKVADMYMQHLMQAMMGAEELLAALFLLPHNLDIPSILSSHYHRKNVHQTLEQHVIVYNPLAWNITTIINVTVTFPNAAVFDDNKQPVPAQIQRSAQSNVTYDLFIMVDLGGLQHRIYLIQLSEKPCSSRSKCGWTYEAKGVQFERRNIQDWTKTGRRLLPVLNECYKLMFDQDTNLLHSITYHTEEKRTVRVTQDFWEYHANGDIKSGPISDNYMFSSNSSAVRAYKAVEMEIIPGKIVSEIRQYFYREENYQDYAFSITTRVPECFGTRLRCHRLEQTYSLGPLDLNTEVVLRTSTPLKNNRTLYTDDNGYQMMKRPERKFTNNTLARNYFPMVRTAYIEDELSRLVLTSDRAHGVSSQANGQLEVMLHRRLWNNLPWNLGYNLTLNDSSVVRPTLWMMLGSINATSTLYQREAVELQHRPIIMPIDQPHKPWQEKGPRADSPVQPVVLPPNLHLLSLSIPGWNYSSNHNVHLNHIHSGGTLHSEPDYDRVLLRIMHLFEEEEDPELSKPVTINLKDALQGIGEVKVLEERSLTGTWDITSLQRWNWTTPDNLETKSKKCLRCGEDAFTVTISPKEIRTFFIHFVPKNF, from the exons atgaactTTTTAGCTGTTATCGTGCTCGTTTTTTGTCGCTGCTCCTCGTATGGAGCGAAAGGCAGCGAAAACGAGCTCATTCAGACATTTGTCATTCCTCACAGTCACATGGATGTTGGCTGGGTGTACACCATTCAG GAGAGCATGCACGCCTATGCAGCCAATGTGTACAGCAGTGTGACTGAGGAgctgtcaaaggtcaaaggtcggaGGTTCATTGCTGTGGAGCAGGAGTTCTTTCGGCTGTGGTGGGACACTGTCGCCACAAGCACCCATAAGAGACAA GTGCGACAGCTTGTAAAAGAAGGCAGACTGGAGTTCATCATCGGAGGCCAAGTGATGCATGATGAGGCTGTAACTGATTTGGAAGATGAAATATTGCAAATGACAG agggacACGGTTTCCTCTATGAGACCTTTGGGGTACGTCCTCAGTTTTCCTGGCATGTGGATCCATTTGGAGCCTCTGCCACTACACCAGTACTGTTTGCCCTGGCAGGTTTTAATGCCCACCTCATCTCACGCATTGACTATGATCTCAAAGACACCATGCAGCAAAAGAAG CAACTACAGTTTGTATGGAGAGGTTCTCCCTCTCtaaaagagaagcagcagatcTTCACTCACACCATGGACCAGTTTAGCTATTGCACTCCTTCACACCTGCCATTCTCAAACAG ATCTGGTTTTTACTGGAACGGAGTTGCCCTGTTCCCAGATCCACCTAAAGATGGAGTCTACCCCAACATGAGCCTGCCCGTCACTAAGGAAACAGTACACGCTTATGCCCAGACTATGGTGGAGAACATCAAGCAAAGGGCAGCATGGTTCAGGACTAACCATGTGCTCTGGCCATGG GGTTGTGACAAACAATTCTACAACTCATCTGTACAGTTCAACAACATGGATCCTTTAATGAAGTACATTAACCAGAACAGCAAAGAGTTTGGGGTGACAGTCCAATATGCCAGTCTTAGTGAATACTTCCAAGCCATTTACCAAACAAATCTAGTTTGGGAGATTCGGGGAAGTGAAGATTTTCTGCCATATTCCACTG AACCGAACCAGGCATGGACAGGATTTTATGCCTccagaaatgttttgaaaggGGTGGCACGGCAAGCTAGTTCCCAGTTACATGCAGCCGAGATTCTTTTCACCTGGTACAGGATCAGATTCCCTGATGGGCCCGTTGCTAAAGAATGGGCCCTTGACAAACTCAGAGCACTTCGCTGGGCTGTTTCTGAG GTGCAGCACCATGATGGTATCACCGGCACAGAATCTCCCAAGGTGGCGGATATGTACATGCAGCATCTAATGCAGGCCATGATGGGAGCAGAGGAACTTCTCGCTGCGCTTTTTCTGCTGCCTCACAACCTTGACATTCCCAGCATTCTCAGCAGCCACTATCACAGAAAAA ATGTTCATCAGACTCTGGAGCAACATGTCATCGTTTACAACCCGTTAGCGTGGAACATCACCACTATCATCAATGTCACAGTGACCTTCCCGAATGCAGCCGTCTTTGATGATAATAAACAGCCTGTGCCTGCACAG ATCCAGAGATCAGCACAGTCCAATGTCACCTATGATCTTTTCATCATGGTGGACCTTGGAGGCCTTCAGCACAGAATATACTTGATCCAACTGTCTGAAAAGCCGTGCTCTAGTAGGTCCAAGTGTGGGTGGACCTATGAAGCCAAAGGGGTCCAGTTTGAGAGACGCAACATCCAGGATTggacaaaaacaggaaggaggcTTCTACCAGTTCTGAATGAATGTTACAAGCTGATGTTTGACCAGGATACCAATCTACTGCACAGCATCACTTATCA TACTGAGGAGAAAAGGACCGTAAGGGTAACTCAGGATTTCTGGGAGTACCATGCAAATGGCGATATTAAGTCAGGGCCCATCTCTGATAACTACATGTTCAGCAGCAATAGTTCAGCTGTGCGGGCCTACAAAGCCGTGGAAATGGAGATTATCCCAGGGAAGATTGTGTCTGAGATCAGGCAATACTTCTATAG AGAGGAAAACTATCAAGACTACGCTTTCTCCATCACCACTCGTGTCCCAGAATGTTTTGGGACCAGACTGCGGTGCCATAGGCTGGAGCAGACCTATTCACTGGGACCCCTCGATCTTAACACAGAGGTCGTCCTCAGGACCAGCACTCCCCTGAAGAACAACAGGACCCTGTACACAGATGACAATGGCTACCAGATGATGAAGAGGCCAGAAAGGAAGTTTACTAATAACACATTAGCAAGA AATTACTTCCCCATGGTTCGGACAGCCTACATCGAGGATGAACTCAGCAGACTAGTGCTCACCAGTGACAGAGCCCACGGTGTGTCCAGCCAAGCCAATGGACAGCTAGAG GTCATGCTCCACCGACGTCTTTGGAACAACTTGCCCTGGAATCTCGGCTACAACCTGACCCTCAACGACAGCTCAGTCGTAAGGCCCACCCTGTGGATGATGCTCGGCTCCATCAATGCCACCTCCACGCTTTACCAGAGGGAGGCAGTAGAGCTACAGCACAGACCCATCATCATGCCCATTGACCAACCTC ATAAGCCCTGGCAGGAAAAGGGGCCCAGGGCAGATTCTCCAGTGCAACCAGTTGTTCTGCCCCCGAACCTCCATCTGCTTAGCCTCAGCATCCCTGGATGGAACTACAGCTCTAATCATAATGTTCACCTCAATCACATACACTCAG GTGGCACTCTGCACTCAGAGCCGGACTATGATCGGGTCTTGCTGAGAATCATGCATCTGtttgaggaggaagaagatccTGAGCTTTCAAAGCCAGTCACCATAAACCTAAAG GATGCTCTGCAGGGAATAGGGGAAGTAAAAGTGCTGGAGGAGCGTTCTCTCACAGGAACCTGGGACATCACCAGTCTGCAGAGGTGGAACTGGACGACTCCAGACAACTTAGAAACAA aGAGCAAAAAGTGTTTGAGATGTGGAGAAGATGCTTTCACAGTCACCATCTCACCCAAAGAGATCAGGACCTTCTTCATTCACTTTGTTCCTAAGAACTTTTAG
- the smim20 gene encoding small integral membrane protein 20 codes for MSKNTKIALVFGGFITAVAAAFYPIFFYPLTHKDEYREVQKMNRSGINQADVQPVGVKIWSDPFKPASK; via the exons ATGTCCAAAAATACCAAAATTGCGTTAGTATTTGGGGGTTTTATAACGGCGGTGGCCGCCGCGTTTTACCCCATCTTTTTCTACCCGCTAACGCATAAAGACGAGTACA GAGAAGTCCAAAAGATGAACCGGTCAGGAATCAACCAGGCAGATGTCCAACCTGTGG GTGTGAAAATATGGTCTGATCCGTTCAAGCCTGCAAGCAAATGA